A portion of the Nitratidesulfovibrio termitidis HI1 genome contains these proteins:
- a CDS encoding heavy metal translocating P-type ATPase, whose amino-acid sequence MTTPDELPGASPQPTASSGSPSVANGDASPDLSRPDLSRPGLSRPGLSRLVMPVRGMTCAVCAGRIERMVGQMDGVSRISVNLATETMDVAWNPAALHLDDIAERVKDLGFEAVLPDPASAAGQDDGLLRYAVRGMHCAACSARIERAVGQMEGVAAVTVSLATETAQVTPTPGLAPDAADALAAAIPARIAELGFEAERILPRQDSGVALWESQREEAAARLARMRGKLVHEFAFTIPLLVLSMGHMAGLPLPAWLDPHHAPLAFALAQLLLTLPVMWFGRDFYRIGFGNLARLAPNMDSLVAVGTGAAFAYSLWNTVEIGLGVEVARRVMDLYYESAAVLIALVSLGKYFELRSRTRTSEAIKALMELAPDTALRMEGGEAREVPVASVRAGDRLLVRPGTRIAVDGVVEEGASSVDEAMLTGESLPVTKNPGDPVAGGTINRHGSFVMRAERVGADTVLARIIRLVQDAQGSKAPIANLADRVSLWFVPVVMALAVLAGVAWYAAGAEFTFALRIFVAVMVIACPCAMGLATPTSIMVGTGRGAQLGVLIKSGEALEQAGRLTALVFDKTGTLTVGSPHLTDIVALADVVALTDTATASAAGETTPVSGSAPGDELGDESMLVRLAASLEALSEHPLAEAVAAGATERGLSSWPVQDFLAVPGKGVRGSVAVDDGAQRVVAIGNASFMAAENVAGHDAASVTARADALAEQGRTPLYMAVDGRMAALLGVADPLKPEAPAVVRRLRGMGVRVVMLTGDNKRTALAVARQAGIDDVRAEVLPDQKEQAISALQAEGHVVGMVGDGINDAPALARAQVGIAMGTGIDVAVEAGDIVLLRGGLDGVLTALALSRATVLNIRQNLFWAFGYNVLGIPVAAGVLHAFGGPTLSPMIAGGAMALSSVSVVSNALRLRFFTPDGGAEVQSANRPEAAPGKDA is encoded by the coding sequence ATGACCACGCCCGACGAATTGCCCGGCGCTTCGCCGCAGCCCACCGCCTCTTCCGGTAGCCCTTCCGTTGCGAACGGGGATGCCTCTCCAGACCTGTCCCGGCCCGACTTGTCCCGGCCCGGCTTGTCCCGGCCCGGCTTGTCTCGGTTGGTCATGCCGGTGCGCGGCATGACCTGCGCGGTGTGCGCGGGACGCATAGAGCGCATGGTGGGGCAGATGGACGGGGTGTCGCGCATCAGCGTGAACCTGGCCACGGAGACCATGGATGTGGCATGGAACCCCGCCGCCCTGCATCTGGACGACATTGCCGAGCGGGTGAAGGACCTTGGCTTTGAGGCAGTGTTGCCCGACCCCGCATCTGCCGCCGGGCAGGACGACGGACTGCTGCGCTACGCCGTGCGCGGCATGCACTGCGCGGCGTGCTCCGCGCGCATCGAACGTGCCGTGGGCCAGATGGAAGGCGTGGCCGCCGTCACCGTCAGCCTGGCCACGGAAACGGCGCAGGTCACACCCACACCCGGCCTTGCCCCGGATGCGGCGGATGCCCTGGCCGCCGCCATTCCCGCACGCATCGCGGAACTGGGGTTCGAGGCGGAACGCATCCTGCCCCGGCAGGATTCGGGCGTCGCCCTGTGGGAATCCCAGCGAGAGGAAGCCGCCGCGCGCCTCGCCCGCATGCGCGGCAAACTGGTGCATGAATTCGCCTTCACCATTCCGTTGCTGGTGCTGTCCATGGGGCACATGGCGGGCCTGCCCCTGCCCGCCTGGCTCGACCCGCACCACGCGCCGCTGGCCTTCGCGCTGGCGCAACTGCTGCTGACGCTGCCGGTGATGTGGTTCGGGCGCGATTTTTACCGCATCGGCTTCGGCAATCTGGCGCGCCTCGCCCCCAACATGGATTCACTGGTGGCCGTGGGCACGGGCGCGGCCTTTGCCTACAGCCTGTGGAACACCGTGGAGATCGGCCTTGGCGTGGAAGTGGCCCGGCGGGTCATGGACCTGTACTACGAGTCGGCGGCGGTGCTCATTGCGCTGGTGTCGCTGGGCAAGTACTTCGAGTTGCGCTCGCGCACCCGCACGTCCGAGGCCATCAAGGCCCTGATGGAGCTTGCGCCCGACACCGCCCTGCGCATGGAAGGCGGCGAGGCGCGCGAGGTGCCCGTGGCGTCCGTCCGGGCCGGTGATCGGCTGCTGGTGCGGCCCGGCACGCGCATCGCCGTGGACGGCGTGGTGGAAGAAGGCGCCAGCAGCGTGGACGAAGCCATGCTGACCGGCGAAAGCCTGCCCGTGACCAAGAACCCCGGCGACCCGGTGGCGGGCGGCACCATCAACCGGCACGGTTCGTTCGTCATGCGGGCAGAGCGCGTGGGCGCGGATACCGTGCTGGCCCGGATCATCCGGCTGGTGCAGGATGCCCAGGGGTCGAAGGCCCCCATCGCCAATCTGGCCGACCGGGTGAGCCTGTGGTTCGTCCCGGTGGTGATGGCGCTGGCGGTGCTGGCGGGTGTGGCATGGTACGCCGCCGGGGCGGAATTCACCTTTGCCCTGCGCATATTCGTGGCGGTGATGGTCATTGCCTGCCCGTGCGCCATGGGCCTTGCCACGCCCACGTCCATCATGGTGGGCACCGGGCGCGGCGCGCAGCTTGGCGTGCTGATCAAGAGCGGAGAGGCGTTGGAGCAGGCCGGGCGGCTGACCGCGCTGGTGTTCGACAAGACCGGCACGCTCACCGTGGGCAGCCCGCATCTGACAGACATTGTGGCGCTGGCGGACGTGGTGGCGCTGACGGATACCGCAACGGCGAGCGCGGCAGGGGAGACAACACCGGTCTCCGGCAGCGCGCCCGGTGACGAGCTTGGTGACGAATCCATGCTGGTGCGTCTTGCCGCCTCGCTGGAAGCCCTGTCCGAGCATCCCCTGGCCGAGGCCGTGGCTGCCGGAGCCACGGAGCGCGGCCTTTCCTCGTGGCCGGTGCAGGACTTTCTGGCCGTGCCCGGCAAGGGGGTGCGCGGCAGCGTGGCGGTGGATGACGGCGCGCAGCGTGTCGTCGCCATCGGCAATGCGTCCTTCATGGCGGCGGAGAACGTGGCCGGGCATGATGCGGCCAGCGTCACCGCACGCGCCGATGCGCTGGCCGAGCAGGGCCGCACGCCGCTGTACATGGCCGTGGATGGCCGCATGGCCGCCCTGCTGGGCGTGGCCGACCCGCTGAAGCCGGAAGCCCCGGCAGTGGTGCGCCGCCTGCGTGGCATGGGCGTGCGCGTGGTGATGCTGACCGGCGACAACAAGCGTACCGCCCTGGCCGTGGCGCGGCAGGCGGGCATTGACGACGTGCGCGCCGAAGTGCTGCCCGACCAGAAGGAGCAGGCCATCAGCGCCTTGCAGGCCGAAGGGCATGTGGTGGGCATGGTGGGCGACGGCATCAACGACGCCCCGGCCCTGGCCCGCGCCCAGGTGGGCATCGCCATGGGCACCGGCATCGACGTGGCGGTGGAGGCGGGCGACATCGTGCTGCTGCGCGGCGGGCTGGACGGGGTGCTCACGGCCCTTGCCCTCAGCCGGGCCACGGTGCTCAACATCCGCCAGAACCTGTTCTGGGCCTTTGGCTACAACGTGCTGGGCATTCCCGTGGCGGCAGGGGTGCTGCATGCCTTTGGCGGGCCCACCCTGTCGCCCATGATCGCGGGCGGGGCCATGGCGCTTTCGTCGGTTTCCGTGGTCAGCAATGCGTTGCGGTTGCGTTTCTTTACGCCGGATGGCGGGGCGGAAGTTCAGTCTGCGAACAGGCCGGAAGCAGCCCCGGGCAAGGACGCATAG
- a CDS encoding UTP--glucose-1-phosphate uridylyltransferase, translating into MSHSGSELLTRPAAPSIAPARIPGMDADTGTCTVALQPFAAKMARAGLPSPLVALFASYLEELACGSTGLIPEADILPVGRDDLPLLDDLAPYAATGRARLREAACIKLNGGLGTSMGMTHAKSLLPAKDGATFLELIVRQAEHQRRSHGGPSPLLFMNSFSTHQDTLRALDVLGLQHTGRPGTFLQHRFPKVSRATLLPVEYPENPDLEWNPPGHGDLYAALALSGHLVRLLESGRRYALISNADNLGATLDPAILGYLMEEAIPFLMECAPRTPSDRKGGHLARSRDGGLVLRELAQCPDGDLPRFQDIARYGLFNTNNIWLDLRALRQHIDEHGLLRLPMIRNPKTVNPRDPDSEKVWQVETAMGAAISLFPKARAIVTRRERFLPVKRCSDLLVLWSDRTLLDPDGRVRPNPACTTANVLVELDGAHYGTWDRLMARFPHGAPSLLHCDALAVHGDVLFGGDVTVRGRAVVRNPSCMQAAIPHGAVLEGEVYL; encoded by the coding sequence ATGTCCCATTCCGGCTCCGAGTTGCTGACCCGGCCCGCCGCCCCCTCCATCGCCCCCGCCCGCATCCCCGGTATGGACGCGGACACCGGCACGTGCACCGTCGCCTTGCAGCCATTCGCCGCCAAGATGGCTCGCGCCGGGCTGCCGTCCCCGCTGGTGGCGCTGTTCGCCTCCTACCTGGAGGAACTGGCCTGCGGCAGCACCGGGCTGATCCCCGAAGCGGACATCCTGCCCGTGGGACGCGACGACCTGCCCCTGCTGGACGATCTTGCCCCCTACGCCGCCACCGGGCGCGCCCGCCTGCGCGAGGCCGCCTGCATCAAGCTGAACGGCGGCCTTGGCACCAGCATGGGCATGACCCACGCCAAGTCGTTGCTGCCCGCCAAGGACGGGGCCACCTTTCTCGAACTCATCGTGCGCCAGGCCGAGCACCAGCGCCGCAGCCACGGCGGGCCTTCGCCCCTGCTGTTCATGAACAGCTTCTCCACCCATCAGGACACCCTGCGCGCGCTGGACGTGCTGGGCCTGCAACACACCGGCAGGCCGGGCACCTTTTTGCAGCACCGCTTTCCCAAGGTGTCCCGGGCCACCCTGCTGCCCGTGGAGTACCCGGAAAACCCGGACCTGGAATGGAACCCGCCCGGCCACGGCGACCTGTACGCCGCCCTGGCCCTGTCCGGGCACCTTGTCCGGCTGCTGGAATCGGGCCGCCGCTACGCGCTCATCTCCAACGCCGACAACCTGGGGGCCACGCTGGACCCGGCCATTCTCGGCTACCTCATGGAAGAGGCCATCCCCTTCCTGATGGAATGCGCGCCGCGCACCCCGTCCGACCGCAAGGGCGGCCATCTGGCCCGCTCGCGCGACGGCGGGCTGGTGCTGCGCGAACTGGCCCAGTGCCCGGATGGGGATTTGCCCCGCTTCCAGGACATCGCCCGGTATGGGCTGTTCAACACCAACAACATCTGGCTGGACCTGCGCGCCCTGCGCCAGCACATCGACGAACACGGCCTGCTGCGCCTGCCCATGATCCGCAACCCCAAGACCGTGAACCCGCGCGACCCCGATTCGGAAAAGGTCTGGCAGGTGGAAACGGCCATGGGCGCGGCCATTTCGCTGTTCCCCAAGGCGCGGGCCATCGTCACCCGGCGCGAGCGCTTTCTGCCGGTGAAACGGTGCAGCGACCTGCTGGTATTGTGGTCCGACCGAACCCTGCTGGACCCCGACGGCCGCGTGCGCCCCAATCCTGCCTGCACCACCGCCAACGTGCTGGTGGAACTGGATGGCGCGCACTACGGCACCTGGGACAGGCTGATGGCCCGCTTTCCGCACGGGGCGCCATCGCTGCTGCACTGCGATGCACTGGCCGTGCACGGCGACGTGCTGTTCGGCGGTGATGTCACCGTGCGCGGGCGGGCGGTGGTGCGCAATCCCTCGTGCATGCAGGCGGCCATCCCCCACGGCGCGGTGCTGGAAGGCGAAGTGTACCTGTAG
- a CDS encoding UbiD family decarboxylase translates to MTYRTLSACVADLERHKHLVRIDAEVDANLEIAAIQRRAYRAGAPAMLFTRVKGCRFPMLANLFGTMERTKFIFRDTLRAVEGIFRLKLDPFDAFRHPLRYTGVPRALWSMLPKSVSDGPVLRHRCAISDLPRLISWPMDGGGYVTLPQVYTESPDAPGPMQSNIGMYRVQLDGPDYEKDREVGLHYQIHRGIGYHHAQALRRGEPLKVNVFVGGPPAMTLSAVMPLPEGLAEILFAGALAGFRIPMIRQSRQSRRPGGLPILAEADFCISGTIAPYQKPEGPFGDHLGYYSLAHDFPVLRVDAVHHRPDAIWPFTTVGRPPQEDTVFGDFIHQLTADLVPQVFAGVREIHAVDAAGVHPLLLAVGSERYVPYAGERQPQELITCGMALLGSTQTSLSKYVLIMAHEDAPSMSTHDFPGFFTHMLERTDFTRDLHFVTRTTIDTLDYTGISLNQGSKLVWAAAGPRKRQLADNLPGDLPLDARSEDGEATMAGGGAFGDPRLFGRGIVVLRGPRHTARRDQHDPAMHALAARLAHAHGLDGLPLFVVVDDPAFTAANWENFLWVVFTRSDPATDMYGAGEFTHCKHWGCTGPLVIDARLKSFHAPALETDPDVERRVDALAAPGGPLHGYL, encoded by the coding sequence GTGACCTACCGCACTCTTTCCGCCTGCGTCGCCGACCTTGAACGCCACAAGCACCTCGTGCGCATCGACGCAGAGGTGGACGCCAACCTCGAAATCGCCGCCATCCAGCGCCGCGCCTACCGCGCGGGCGCACCCGCCATGCTGTTCACGCGGGTGAAGGGCTGTCGCTTTCCCATGCTGGCCAACCTGTTCGGCACCATGGAGCGCACGAAATTCATCTTTCGCGACACCCTGCGCGCCGTGGAAGGCATCTTCCGCCTGAAGCTGGACCCCTTCGACGCCTTCCGCCACCCGCTGCGCTACACCGGCGTGCCGCGCGCCCTGTGGTCCATGCTGCCGAAATCCGTGTCCGATGGGCCGGTGCTACGCCACCGCTGCGCCATCAGCGACCTGCCGCGCCTGATCTCGTGGCCCATGGACGGCGGCGGCTACGTCACCCTGCCGCAGGTGTACACCGAAAGCCCCGACGCCCCCGGTCCCATGCAGTCCAACATCGGCATGTACCGCGTGCAACTGGACGGACCGGACTACGAGAAGGACCGCGAGGTGGGCCTGCACTACCAGATTCACCGGGGCATCGGGTACCACCACGCCCAGGCCCTGCGCCGGGGCGAACCGCTGAAGGTGAACGTCTTCGTGGGCGGGCCGCCCGCCATGACCCTGTCCGCCGTCATGCCCCTGCCGGAAGGCCTTGCCGAAATCCTGTTCGCCGGGGCGCTGGCGGGGTTCCGCATCCCCATGATTCGCCAGTCCCGTCAATCGCGCCGCCCCGGTGGCCTGCCCATTCTGGCGGAGGCCGACTTCTGCATCAGCGGCACCATCGCCCCCTACCAGAAGCCGGAAGGCCCCTTCGGCGACCACCTCGGCTACTACAGCCTGGCGCACGACTTTCCCGTGCTGCGGGTGGACGCGGTGCACCACCGCCCGGACGCCATCTGGCCGTTCACCACGGTGGGCCGCCCCCCGCAGGAAGACACCGTGTTCGGCGACTTCATCCACCAGCTTACCGCCGACCTGGTGCCCCAGGTGTTCGCGGGCGTGCGCGAAATCCACGCCGTGGACGCCGCCGGGGTGCACCCGCTGCTGCTGGCCGTCGGCAGCGAACGCTACGTGCCTTACGCCGGTGAACGCCAACCGCAGGAACTGATCACCTGCGGCATGGCCCTGCTGGGTTCCACCCAGACCTCGCTTTCCAAGTACGTGCTGATCATGGCCCACGAGGACGCCCCCTCCATGTCCACGCACGACTTCCCCGGCTTCTTCACGCACATGCTGGAGCGCACCGACTTCACCCGCGACCTGCACTTCGTCACCCGCACCACCATCGACACCCTGGATTACACCGGCATCAGCCTGAATCAGGGCTCCAAGCTGGTCTGGGCGGCGGCGGGCCCGCGCAAGCGGCAACTGGCCGACAACCTGCCCGGCGACCTGCCGCTTGATGCCCGATCCGAAGACGGTGAGGCCACGATGGCAGGCGGCGGCGCCTTCGGCGATCCGCGCCTGTTCGGCAGGGGCATCGTGGTGCTGCGCGGGCCCAGGCATACCGCAAGGCGTGACCAGCACGACCCCGCCATGCATGCGCTGGCCGCCCGGCTGGCCCATGCGCACGGGCTGGATGGCCTGCCCCTGTTCGTGGTGGTGGACGACCCGGCCTTCACCGCCGCCAACTGGGAGAACTTCCTGTGGGTGGTCTTCACCCGGTCAGACCCGGCCACCGACATGTACGGCGCGGGCGAATTCACCCACTGCAAGCACTGGGGGTGCACCGGCCCGCTGGTCATCGACGCGCGGCTGAAGTCGTTCCATGCACCGGCGCTGGAAACCGACCCCGACGTGGAACGCCGCGTGGACGCGCTGGCAGCGCCCGGCGGTCCGCTGCACGGGTATCTGTAG
- a CDS encoding response regulator transcription factor has translation MLILLRTADARIAAHMTAPLAEAGLRLVVELPSVADAGMSAPAGAAPMVHPEPDALVADLDLLAPPCPGPGTGGDDTGGNDTGGNDTGGDDTGDRSPPARPSRAFPGIPSGIPPGIPPGIPPGIPLILLHTSTARQESRRLRAAGLGASAHLLRAPFAAGALVTALRAAGLAAPPGRGPLATGVLALGDIVFDPVSGRATRDFRPLPLHPQERLLLELLLRRAGSVVPRADIAHWCLDYAALAPDNGSPAPHAPHAPHAPHAPHAVDVLVSRLRRTLERAAGSRAPDAYGPSVPTGGTRLRTVRGVGYRLEAD, from the coding sequence ATGCTGATCCTGCTCCGCACTGCCGACGCGCGCATTGCCGCGCACATGACCGCCCCTCTTGCCGAGGCAGGGCTGCGGCTGGTGGTGGAACTGCCTTCGGTTGCGGATGCGGGTATGTCGGCCCCGGCAGGAGCGGCCCCCATGGTACATCCTGAACCGGATGCGCTGGTGGCCGACCTGGATTTGCTGGCCCCGCCGTGCCCGGGCCCCGGAACAGGCGGTGATGACACGGGCGGTAATGACACGGGCGGTAATGACACGGGCGGTGATGACACGGGCGACCGGTCTCCCCCCGCCCGACCTTCCAGAGCCTTCCCCGGTATTCCCTCTGGCATCCCCCCTGGCATCCCCCCTGGCATCCCCCCTGGCATCCCATTGATCCTGCTGCATACCTCCACGGCCCGCCAGGAATCGCGCCGCCTGCGCGCCGCAGGTCTGGGTGCGTCCGCCCACCTGTTGCGCGCGCCGTTTGCCGCCGGGGCGCTGGTTACCGCGTTGCGGGCAGCAGGGCTGGCCGCTCCGCCCGGCAGAGGGCCGCTGGCCACCGGGGTGCTGGCGCTGGGCGACATCGTGTTCGACCCGGTCAGTGGGCGCGCCACCCGCGACTTTCGCCCCCTTCCCCTGCACCCGCAGGAACGGTTGCTGCTGGAACTGCTGCTGCGCAGGGCGGGCAGCGTGGTGCCACGGGCGGACATTGCCCACTGGTGCCTGGATTATGCCGCGCTGGCGCCCGACAATGGCTCTCCCGCCCCTCACGCGCCCCATGCCCCCCATGCCCCCCATGCCCCCCATGCAGTTGACGTGCTCGTCTCGCGCCTGCGGCGCACGCTGGAACGCGCGGCAGGCTCCCGAGCCCCCGATGCGTACGGCCCCTCCGTCCCCACAGGCGGCACGCGCCTGCGCACGGTGCGTGGCGTGGGCTACCGGCTGGAAGCGGACTGA
- a CDS encoding rubrerythrin family protein, with protein MSKTHENMMAAFAGESQANRKYLAFAKQADKEGLPQVAKLFRAAAEAETIHAHGHLRNAGKIGSTLDNLKSAIDGETYEFTKMYPQMIAEAEAEGEKVPARYFGWANAVEEVHANLYKKALENPSALADVDYYVCSVCGYTHEGPHDDKCPICNAAASAFYKVA; from the coding sequence ATGAGCAAGACCCACGAGAACATGATGGCGGCCTTTGCCGGTGAATCCCAGGCCAACCGCAAGTACCTTGCCTTCGCCAAGCAGGCGGACAAGGAAGGCCTGCCGCAGGTCGCCAAGCTGTTCCGCGCCGCCGCCGAGGCGGAAACCATCCACGCCCACGGCCACCTGCGCAACGCGGGCAAGATCGGTTCCACCCTCGACAACCTCAAGTCCGCCATCGACGGCGAGACCTACGAATTCACCAAGATGTACCCGCAGATGATCGCCGAGGCCGAAGCCGAAGGCGAAAAGGTGCCCGCGCGCTACTTCGGCTGGGCCAACGCCGTGGAAGAGGTGCACGCCAACCTCTACAAGAAGGCGCTGGAAAACCCCTCTGCCCTCGCCGACGTGGACTACTACGTGTGTTCCGTGTGCGGCTACACCCACGAAGGCCCGCACGACGACAAGTGCCCCATCTGCAACGCCGCGGCCTCCGCGTTCTACAAGGTCGCGTAG
- a CDS encoding type IA DNA topoisomerase, protein MPKTLIIAEKPSVARELAPLVGATQRRAGFLEGPDHLVSWAVGHLVGIAEPEEQDPAWAGRWTLDQLPMLPPRFRLRVLPETADQFAVLRRLLTDERVTGVINATDAGREGELIFRRIYLMAECAKPVRRLWASDMTEEGLRKSLARLLPDAEKRNLGLASFARAEADWLVGMNYSRLFTVRTGGLVSVGRVQTPVLCLLTARRREIEQFVPQDFWTVEGVFTPGGKGRATQGDEAAAADRATPSPASSDASSPAPGTPNMPDTPAPFPAVWHRPPELRETRVDSEDEATAIADACTGREGVVESVASKAGSQQPPLPFDLTTLQREANTRFGLSAKDTLAHAQALYETHKLITYPRTDSRHLTKELFAEILNHFRAIHHLYPDETMLAVTRIKSGKIKFACVDDRKVTDHHAIIPTARKGDPARLSQPERQIYEMICRRFIAAFCAEAKFATSTVTVKVGEHAFIARGKVFKEKGWLAVEPWRAAEDTPLPPLRKGAKLHTDDIRRVTRQTKAPAHYTDASLLAAMETAGKLVEDEELRQAMKERGLGTPATRAQVIETLLQRGYAGRQGKRLIASDRGMQVAEVIEALLPDVASPELTGTWEKALKDMEAGTATYPQFMHGIRESVWHGVHRIKRVGGRNLDRLLDTASERYARTPDGLCPLCGGEVRETPRGWACSGQPPAKKRGKAANGDDGAGQDAARARRGAKKADATNGGPDAAPNGGENGGTSPATANGGRCPFIIWRTSFGRELDEPTARELLATGRTAQAMDFTSRQGKPFRAHLVLKGGRLRPEFVPDGPRRAADGPATQQQQTEESTQLAENAASGASDTPETSTTPGTQDSPGTPDPPGATDAPRQR, encoded by the coding sequence ATGCCCAAGACCCTGATCATCGCCGAAAAGCCCTCCGTGGCGCGTGAACTGGCCCCCCTCGTGGGCGCCACGCAGCGCCGCGCGGGCTTTCTGGAAGGGCCGGACCATCTGGTCAGTTGGGCCGTGGGGCATCTTGTGGGCATTGCCGAGCCGGAAGAGCAGGACCCGGCTTGGGCGGGTCGCTGGACCCTGGACCAGTTGCCCATGCTGCCGCCGCGTTTCCGGCTGCGGGTGCTGCCTGAAACGGCGGACCAGTTCGCCGTGCTGCGCCGCCTGCTCACCGACGAGCGCGTCACCGGCGTCATCAACGCCACCGACGCCGGGCGCGAAGGCGAGCTGATCTTTCGGCGCATCTACCTGATGGCCGAGTGCGCCAAACCGGTGCGCCGCCTGTGGGCCAGCGACATGACCGAAGAAGGCCTGCGCAAAAGCCTTGCCCGCCTGCTGCCCGACGCGGAAAAGCGCAACCTGGGACTGGCCTCCTTTGCCCGGGCCGAGGCCGACTGGCTGGTGGGCATGAACTATTCGCGCCTGTTCACGGTAAGGACCGGCGGCCTGGTCTCCGTGGGACGCGTGCAGACCCCGGTGCTGTGCCTGCTCACCGCCCGCCGCCGCGAAATCGAACAGTTCGTGCCGCAGGATTTCTGGACCGTGGAGGGGGTGTTCACCCCCGGCGGCAAGGGTCGCGCCACGCAGGGTGATGAAGCTGCCGCCGCCGATCGAGCAACGCCTTCCCCTGCGTCTTCGGATGCCTCATCCCCCGCCCCCGGCACGCCAAACATGCCGGACACGCCGGCCCCCTTTCCCGCCGTATGGCACCGCCCGCCGGAACTGCGCGAAACCCGCGTGGACAGCGAGGACGAGGCCACGGCCATCGCCGATGCCTGCACCGGACGCGAAGGCGTGGTGGAATCTGTGGCCAGCAAGGCGGGCAGCCAGCAGCCGCCCCTGCCCTTCGACCTGACCACCCTCCAGCGCGAAGCCAACACCCGTTTCGGTCTGTCCGCCAAGGACACCCTGGCCCACGCCCAGGCGCTGTACGAAACGCACAAGCTGATCACCTACCCGCGTACCGATTCCCGCCACCTGACCAAGGAACTGTTTGCGGAAATCCTGAACCACTTCCGGGCCATTCACCACCTGTACCCGGACGAGACCATGCTGGCGGTCACGCGCATCAAGTCCGGCAAGATCAAGTTCGCCTGCGTGGACGACCGCAAGGTCACCGACCACCACGCCATCATCCCCACCGCCCGCAAGGGCGACCCGGCCCGTCTCTCGCAGCCGGAACGGCAAATCTACGAAATGATCTGCCGCCGGTTCATCGCCGCCTTCTGCGCCGAGGCCAAATTCGCCACATCCACCGTCACGGTGAAGGTGGGCGAGCACGCCTTCATCGCGCGGGGCAAGGTGTTCAAGGAAAAGGGCTGGCTGGCCGTGGAACCGTGGCGCGCGGCGGAGGACACCCCCCTGCCGCCCCTGCGCAAGGGCGCAAAACTGCACACCGACGACATCCGCCGGGTGACCCGCCAGACCAAGGCCCCGGCGCACTACACCGATGCCTCGCTGCTGGCGGCCATGGAAACCGCCGGAAAGCTGGTGGAGGACGAGGAACTGCGCCAGGCCATGAAGGAACGCGGCCTCGGCACCCCCGCCACCCGCGCCCAGGTCATCGAAACGCTGCTCCAGCGCGGCTACGCGGGCAGGCAGGGCAAGCGGCTCATCGCCAGCGACCGGGGCATGCAGGTGGCCGAGGTCATAGAGGCGCTGCTGCCCGACGTGGCCTCGCCAGAACTGACCGGCACGTGGGAAAAGGCCCTCAAGGACATGGAGGCGGGCACCGCCACCTATCCGCAATTCATGCACGGCATACGCGAAAGCGTGTGGCACGGCGTGCACCGCATCAAGCGGGTGGGCGGGCGCAACCTGGACCGCCTGCTGGACACGGCGTCCGAACGGTACGCCCGCACGCCCGACGGCCTGTGCCCCCTGTGCGGCGGCGAGGTGCGCGAAACCCCGCGCGGCTGGGCCTGCTCCGGGCAACCACCCGCCAAAAAACGCGGCAAGGCGGCAAACGGGGACGACGGCGCGGGGCAGGACGCCGCACGCGCCAGGCGCGGCGCGAAAAAGGCCGACGCGACAAATGGCGGGCCAGACGCCGCGCCGAACGGAGGCGAGAACGGCGGAACGTCCCCTGCCACTGCCAATGGCGGTCGCTGCCCGTTCATCATCTGGCGCACCTCCTTCGGGCGCGAACTGGACGAGCCAACGGCGCGCGAACTGCTGGCCACCGGGCGCACGGCGCAGGCCATGGACTTCACCTCGCGCCAGGGCAAGCCGTTCCGGGCGCATCTGGTGCTGAAAGGAGGCCGTCTGCGCCCCGAATTCGTGCCTGACGGGCCGCGCAGGGCTGCGGATGGCCCTGCCACCCAGCAACAACAGACGGAAGAAAGCACACAGCTTGCCGAAAACGCTGCCTCCGGCGCGTCCGACACCCCAGAGACGTCCACTACGCCGGGCACGCAGGACTCACCAGGCACGCCAGACCCACCAGGCGCGACCGACGCCCCCCGGCAACGCTGA